One genomic region from Natrinema caseinilyticum encodes:
- a CDS encoding sensor histidine kinase, with the protein MQRVADEDDWIADLGDQLPVSPLSALGLFLSAIIGIRFALERGTTRVLLESIFPLVAATAVVFADRWLVARNVSVRDRLTVFGYGLGGFLAASLVTALHLYVLYLEETGAKAPLYLLLMGGTVGVGAGTVAGIYEIRQRAAVREAERQSARLEEFASVVSHDLRNPLGVAQGRLRAAFTTGEAHHLEEVDAALARMDELIEETLSVARSGTQVEDTYDVPLVELASEAWTGVETGEATYEAVGNRTLEVDPKRAKQLFENLYRNAIEHGREDVRVRVGSCDGGFFVADDGPGIPDAERDEVLEHGYSTAEEGSSLGLAIVRAIADAHGWQIAVTESEDGGARFEFTRGELPLGRGTGQQRPPRDDGRTRRWTDRWWTDDLDRC; encoded by the coding sequence GTGCAACGCGTGGCCGACGAAGACGATTGGATCGCGGATCTCGGCGATCAACTGCCGGTTTCGCCGCTGTCAGCCCTGGGCCTGTTTCTCTCGGCGATTATCGGGATCCGATTCGCCCTCGAGCGCGGGACGACCCGGGTATTGCTCGAGAGTATCTTTCCGCTCGTCGCCGCGACCGCGGTGGTCTTCGCCGACCGCTGGCTCGTCGCTCGTAACGTGTCGGTCCGGGACCGACTCACCGTGTTCGGCTACGGGCTGGGCGGCTTTCTCGCTGCGTCTCTCGTGACGGCGCTTCACCTCTACGTGCTGTATCTCGAGGAAACCGGCGCGAAAGCGCCCCTGTACCTGCTACTCATGGGAGGGACCGTCGGTGTCGGGGCGGGCACGGTCGCCGGAATCTACGAAATTCGACAGCGGGCGGCCGTCCGCGAAGCCGAGCGACAGAGCGCCCGTCTCGAGGAATTCGCCAGCGTCGTCAGTCACGACCTCCGGAATCCACTCGGCGTCGCTCAGGGACGGCTTCGAGCGGCGTTTACCACCGGCGAAGCGCACCACCTGGAAGAGGTCGACGCGGCGCTCGCTCGAATGGACGAACTCATCGAGGAGACGCTGTCGGTCGCCCGCAGCGGCACGCAGGTCGAAGACACCTACGATGTACCGCTCGTCGAACTCGCGAGCGAGGCCTGGACGGGAGTCGAGACGGGCGAAGCGACCTACGAAGCGGTCGGAAATCGAACGCTCGAGGTCGACCCGAAGCGAGCGAAACAGCTCTTCGAGAACCTCTACCGGAACGCGATCGAACACGGTCGCGAGGACGTCCGCGTTCGCGTCGGCTCGTGTGACGGCGGCTTCTTCGTCGCCGACGACGGTCCGGGCATTCCCGACGCCGAACGCGACGAGGTACTCGAGCACGGATACTCGACCGCCGAGGAGGGGTCGAGCCTCGGACTCGCGATCGTCCGCGCGATCGCCGACGCGCACGGCTGGCAGATTGCAGTCACCGAGAGCGAAGACGGCGGTGCGCGGTTCGAGTTTACTCGCGGGGAGTTGCCGCTCGGACGCGGGACGGGCCAGCAGCGGCCACCGCGCGACGATGGGCGGACGAGACGGTGGACGGACAGATGGTGGACGGACGACCTGGACCGGTGCTAA
- a CDS encoding DNA-binding protein, whose product MSGSPDEEKLEELRQQKMEQLQDRAESQQSEASQEAAQQQAEAQKNALLRQHLTDDARKRLNTVKMSKPQFGEQVERQVVSLARSGRIQGQIDDDKMKQLLKELKPDSQSFDIQRR is encoded by the coding sequence ATGAGCGGTTCACCAGACGAAGAAAAACTCGAGGAACTCCGACAGCAGAAGATGGAGCAGCTACAGGACCGAGCCGAGTCCCAGCAAAGCGAAGCGAGCCAGGAGGCGGCCCAGCAGCAGGCCGAAGCCCAGAAAAACGCACTCCTGCGTCAGCACCTGACCGACGACGCTCGCAAGCGGCTCAACACCGTCAAAATGAGCAAACCGCAGTTCGGCGAACAGGTCGAACGACAGGTCGTCAGCCTCGCCCGGAGCGGCCGCATCCAGGGCCAGATCGACGACGACAAAATGAAACAGCTCCTCAAGGAACTCAAACCCGACTCGCAGAGCTTCGACATCCAGCGTCGCTGA
- a CDS encoding DUF7411 family protein encodes MELGLLYSGGKDSTLAALLLEEFYDVTLVTAHFGISDDWKHARETADRADFAFERLECDPDVAREAVDRIREDGFPRNGIQLVHTHALERLASREFDAIADGTRRDDRVPTVSRAQAQSLEDRHEIDYIAPLSGFGRSAVDRLVEARLDVIVGPSEEIDRADYEAELRATIAEEDGPRAVAEHFPDHVQTYVTDVR; translated from the coding sequence ATGGAACTCGGACTGCTCTACAGCGGCGGCAAGGATTCGACGCTCGCCGCGCTCTTGCTCGAGGAGTTTTACGATGTCACGCTCGTGACCGCCCACTTCGGGATCAGCGACGACTGGAAACACGCGCGCGAGACGGCCGACCGGGCCGACTTCGCGTTCGAACGACTCGAGTGCGACCCCGACGTCGCACGCGAAGCGGTCGACCGGATCCGCGAGGACGGCTTCCCTCGAAACGGCATTCAACTGGTCCACACGCACGCGCTCGAGCGACTCGCGTCTCGAGAGTTCGATGCGATCGCTGACGGCACTCGGCGCGACGACCGCGTGCCGACGGTCTCGAGGGCGCAGGCCCAGAGCCTCGAGGATCGACACGAGATCGACTACATCGCACCGCTGTCGGGGTTCGGTCGCTCGGCCGTCGACCGACTCGTCGAGGCGCGCCTCGACGTGATCGTCGGGCCGAGCGAAGAGATCGACAGGGCCGATTACGAGGCGGAGCTTCGAGCGACCATCGCCGAGGAAGACGGCCCTCGAGCCGTCGCGGAGCACTTTCCGGACCACGTCCAGACGTACGTGACGGACGTGCGTTAG
- the hisS gene encoding histidine--tRNA ligase encodes MYDRIKGFRDFYPGEMAARRATIDVLEESAREYGFREIGTPALERAEMWTDKSGDEIVDELYAFEDQGGRHVTLTPELTPTVARMVVAKQQELSKPIKWFSTRPFWRYEQVQQGRQREFYQTNVDIFGSSEPEADAEILTWAADALTGLGLTGDHFEFRISHRDILGGVLESYDADVDTEAAIRAVDKSAKISAAEYHDLLIAAGLTADQAAEFDDLIADGDLEAVDAFADTERVTEAVENLRNVLAAAEDFGAREYCTVSLETARGLDYYTGVVFECFDSAGDVSRSIFGGGRYDDLIESFGGQPTPAVGVAPGHATLSLLLQRAGVWPDEAVTTDYYVLQIGDTRTEAARICRDLRDRGHVVETDVAGRSFGAQLEYADSINAETVVIVGEQDLANDEVTVKDMDSGDQAQVPVDEFPGDVERPTLEDVS; translated from the coding sequence ATGTACGACCGGATCAAGGGCTTTCGTGACTTCTATCCCGGTGAGATGGCCGCCAGACGGGCCACCATCGACGTTCTGGAGGAGAGCGCCCGCGAGTACGGGTTCCGCGAAATCGGAACGCCGGCGCTCGAGCGAGCCGAGATGTGGACCGACAAGAGCGGTGACGAGATCGTCGACGAACTCTACGCGTTCGAAGATCAGGGCGGACGCCACGTGACGCTGACGCCAGAGCTAACGCCGACCGTCGCACGGATGGTCGTCGCGAAACAGCAGGAACTGTCGAAGCCGATCAAGTGGTTCTCTACGCGACCGTTCTGGCGATACGAGCAGGTCCAGCAGGGTCGACAGCGCGAGTTCTACCAGACCAACGTCGACATCTTCGGCTCGTCGGAACCCGAAGCCGACGCCGAGATCTTGACGTGGGCCGCCGACGCGCTGACCGGGCTCGGCCTCACCGGCGACCACTTCGAGTTCCGAATCTCCCACCGCGACATCTTGGGCGGCGTCTTAGAGAGCTACGACGCCGACGTCGACACCGAGGCGGCGATCCGCGCGGTCGACAAATCGGCCAAGATCTCCGCCGCCGAGTATCACGATCTGCTGATAGCGGCGGGTCTGACGGCGGACCAGGCCGCGGAGTTCGACGATCTCATCGCGGACGGCGACCTCGAGGCGGTCGACGCGTTCGCCGACACGGAGCGCGTGACCGAAGCCGTCGAGAACCTCCGAAACGTGCTCGCGGCCGCGGAGGACTTCGGCGCTCGCGAGTACTGTACCGTCTCGCTCGAGACGGCTCGCGGACTGGACTACTACACCGGCGTCGTCTTCGAGTGCTTCGATTCGGCGGGCGACGTCTCGCGGTCGATCTTCGGCGGCGGCCGTTACGACGACCTCATCGAGAGCTTCGGCGGGCAGCCGACGCCCGCCGTCGGCGTCGCGCCGGGGCACGCGACGCTTTCGCTTCTGTTACAGCGCGCGGGTGTCTGGCCCGACGAAGCGGTGACGACCGACTATTACGTCCTGCAGATCGGGGACACGCGGACCGAGGCGGCCCGGATCTGTCGGGACCTCCGCGATCGGGGCCACGTCGTCGAGACGGACGTCGCGGGCCGCTCGTTCGGTGCCCAACTCGAGTACGCCGATTCGATCAACGCCGAGACGGTCGTCATCGTCGGCGAACAGGACCTCGCGAACGACGAGGTGACGGTCAAGGACATGGACTCGGGCGACCAGGCGCAGGTGCCGGTCGACGAGTTCCCGGGGGACGTCGAGCGGCCGACGCTCGAGGACGTTTCCTGA
- the thiL gene encoding thiamine-phosphate kinase has protein sequence MDERAALRLLSGELASAGDDAATVDGLVVTTDMLHERTDFPPGTTRYTAGWRAIGASLSDVAAMGAEATAAVAAYAAPAFDRDELLAFVRGATDVCERVGTEYVGGDLDSHDEFTVATTAIGRTDDPVQRRGARPGDVVCVTGTLGRSAAALEYFERATDSDGADDRLLERANDLFRFSPRIAAGRALASRATAMMDSSDGLARSLHQLAEAGDCGFAIESDRIPIDDAVRAVADTDEEALELATTFGEDFELVVTLPEDARSAAAAATDVPLSVIGSVLEAEDAITMDGDPLEDRGYTHG, from the coding sequence ATGGACGAACGCGCCGCCCTGCGGCTCCTGTCGGGCGAACTCGCGTCGGCCGGCGACGACGCGGCAACCGTCGACGGGCTCGTCGTGACGACGGATATGCTCCACGAGCGAACGGACTTCCCACCGGGGACGACCCGATACACGGCCGGGTGGCGCGCCATCGGCGCGTCGCTGTCGGACGTCGCTGCGATGGGTGCCGAGGCCACGGCCGCGGTCGCCGCCTACGCCGCACCCGCGTTCGACCGCGACGAACTGCTCGCGTTCGTTCGCGGTGCGACCGACGTTTGCGAGCGCGTCGGCACCGAGTACGTCGGCGGCGACCTCGACAGCCACGACGAGTTTACCGTCGCGACGACCGCGATCGGCCGAACGGACGATCCGGTTCAGCGACGCGGGGCCCGACCCGGCGACGTCGTCTGCGTCACCGGCACGCTCGGACGGAGTGCAGCCGCGCTCGAGTATTTCGAGCGCGCAACCGACAGCGACGGCGCTGACGACCGGCTGCTCGAGCGGGCGAACGATCTGTTCCGGTTCAGTCCCCGCATCGCGGCCGGACGGGCACTCGCTTCGCGTGCGACCGCGATGATGGACTCGAGCGACGGCCTCGCCCGCTCGCTTCATCAACTCGCCGAGGCGGGCGACTGCGGGTTCGCGATCGAGTCCGACCGGATTCCGATCGACGACGCCGTTCGCGCGGTCGCCGACACCGACGAGGAGGCGCTCGAACTCGCGACGACCTTCGGCGAGGACTTCGAACTCGTCGTGACGCTTCCCGAAGATGCGCGCTCGGCCGCCGCTGCGGCGACCGACGTGCCGCTGTCGGTGATCGGGTCGGTTCTCGAGGCCGAGGACGCGATAACGATGGACGGCGACCCGCTCGAGGACCGGGGTTACACCCACGGGTGA
- a CDS encoding 30S ribosomal protein S19e, producing the protein MATMYDVPADDLIEALADDLADRLEEPEWGKFAKTGVDRDLPPEQDDFWATRAASLLRKVADRGPVGVERLSTEYGGAKGGSNRYQVAPDRRADGSKNLIRTILQQLEEEGLVETAEGEGRRITADGRSLLDDTAGSVLEELDRPELERYA; encoded by the coding sequence ATGGCTACGATGTACGACGTTCCGGCGGACGACCTCATCGAGGCGCTCGCCGACGACCTCGCGGATCGACTCGAGGAACCGGAGTGGGGGAAATTCGCGAAGACCGGTGTCGACCGGGACCTTCCGCCCGAACAGGACGATTTCTGGGCGACGCGCGCCGCGAGCCTGCTGCGAAAGGTCGCGGACCGCGGTCCGGTCGGCGTCGAGCGTCTCTCGACCGAGTACGGCGGCGCGAAAGGCGGTTCGAACCGCTACCAGGTCGCGCCCGACCGCCGCGCGGACGGTTCGAAGAACCTGATCCGCACCATCCTCCAGCAACTCGAGGAGGAAGGCCTCGTCGAGACGGCCGAAGGTGAGGGCCGCCGGATCACCGCCGACGGTCGAAGTTTGCTCGACGATACCGCGGGATCCGTCCTCGAAGAACTCGACCGCCCGGAACTCGAGCGCTACGCCTGA
- a CDS encoding site-2 protease family protein, with protein MEDVDRTGFGPAGRGGRSLEDGPPIDRIESVFAVYETRREDDQLVYYGDPLAHPERVLRELWPVFHERGYDATLETRHGEYVLVAQPTTVGVDGVPWTNILLLLLTVCSTLFAGAFWYQIDPFAEPTAIWRAWPFSLAILGVLGVHEMGHYVMSRYHRVNASLPYFIPVPTLIGTMGAVIKMKGRMPDRKALFDIGVAGPLAGFVATVIVTVIGLHLPPVTVSEAVLQDPNAIEIRLGYPPLLELLAAVFDQPLYGDDPATGVNPVVIGAWVGMFVTFLNLIPVGQLDGGHILRAMAGELQETIAAIVPGALFALAAYLFYVQGHSVNTVAVWIIWGLLTTLFASMGPATPVRDEPLGRRRFVLGIVTFGIGLLCFMPVPVAIIG; from the coding sequence ATGGAAGACGTCGATCGGACCGGATTCGGTCCCGCGGGACGCGGCGGCCGCTCTCTCGAGGACGGCCCCCCGATCGATCGCATCGAGTCGGTGTTCGCGGTCTACGAAACTCGGCGAGAGGACGATCAATTAGTGTACTATGGCGACCCGTTGGCTCACCCCGAGCGGGTACTGCGAGAGCTCTGGCCCGTCTTTCACGAACGCGGGTACGACGCCACCCTCGAGACGCGCCACGGCGAGTACGTCCTCGTCGCCCAGCCGACGACTGTCGGCGTCGATGGCGTTCCCTGGACGAACATCCTCTTACTCCTGTTGACGGTCTGTTCGACGCTGTTCGCCGGCGCGTTCTGGTATCAGATCGATCCGTTCGCCGAACCGACCGCGATCTGGCGCGCCTGGCCGTTCTCGCTCGCGATCCTCGGGGTTCTCGGCGTCCACGAAATGGGACACTACGTGATGAGCCGGTATCATCGGGTGAACGCCTCGTTGCCGTACTTCATTCCGGTGCCGACGCTCATCGGGACGATGGGTGCAGTCATCAAAATGAAGGGTCGAATGCCCGACCGAAAGGCGCTGTTCGATATCGGCGTCGCCGGCCCGCTCGCCGGCTTCGTCGCGACGGTTATCGTGACGGTGATCGGCCTTCATCTGCCGCCCGTGACCGTTTCGGAGGCGGTCCTACAGGACCCGAACGCGATCGAGATCAGACTCGGGTACCCTCCGTTACTCGAGTTGCTCGCCGCCGTCTTCGACCAGCCGCTGTACGGTGATGATCCGGCGACGGGCGTGAACCCGGTGGTCATCGGCGCGTGGGTCGGGATGTTCGTCACCTTCCTCAATTTGATTCCCGTCGGCCAACTCGACGGGGGGCACATCCTTCGGGCGATGGCCGGGGAGCTACAGGAGACGATCGCGGCCATCGTCCCGGGCGCGTTGTTCGCACTCGCCGCCTACCTCTTCTACGTACAAGGTCACAGCGTGAACACGGTCGCCGTCTGGATCATCTGGGGGCTGTTGACGACGCTGTTTGCGTCGATGGGGCCGGCGACACCGGTTCGAGACGAACCCCTCGGACGCCGCCGGTTCGTTCTGGGAATCGTCACGTTCGGAATCGGCTTGCTCTGTTTCATGCCGGTTCCGGTCGCAATCATCGGCTGA
- a CDS encoding DoxX family protein, whose translation MSTNDATVQWFGGRETFEYADSVAGYVLVAVRLLVGYWFLHSGWGKFAFVAGEPFDAAGYLQNAQSPIAWLFEIVAGTPSLLEVTNVMIPLGEFLIGLGLVLGAFVRLAAFFGGVLMTLFYLGNADWAHGYVNGDLLGFLMFVIVGAFAAGRILGVDAFLEATEFVRQRPWLRYLLG comes from the coding sequence ATGTCAACTAACGACGCCACAGTTCAGTGGTTCGGCGGGCGGGAAACGTTCGAGTACGCTGATTCGGTTGCCGGCTACGTGCTGGTCGCGGTGCGGCTGCTCGTCGGATACTGGTTCCTCCACTCGGGGTGGGGAAAATTCGCGTTCGTCGCGGGCGAACCGTTCGACGCGGCGGGCTACCTGCAGAACGCCCAGTCGCCCATCGCGTGGCTCTTCGAAATCGTCGCCGGGACCCCCTCGCTGCTCGAGGTCACTAACGTGATGATACCCCTCGGTGAGTTCCTCATCGGGCTCGGACTCGTCCTCGGGGCCTTCGTGCGCCTGGCCGCCTTCTTCGGCGGCGTCCTCATGACGTTGTTCTACCTGGGCAACGCCGACTGGGCGCACGGGTACGTCAACGGGGACCTGCTCGGATTTCTCATGTTCGTGATCGTCGGCGCCTTCGCCGCGGGCCGCATCCTCGGCGTCGACGCGTTCCTCGAGGCGACCGAGTTCGTGCGACAGCGGCCGTGGCTGCGCTACCTGCTCGGTTGA